The genomic segment CCGCCGCGAGCTCGTCGGCGATCTTGCCGGTGCCGTCGGGGCTGTTGTCGTCGGCGACCAGGATGTCGGCCTCCGGCACGGCGGCGCGCACCCGGCCGACGATCCGCCCGATGTTCTCGGCCTCGTCATAGGTCGGGATGATCACCAGGGTTGTGCCGAGCGGACCGTATTGCCGCTGACCGCCGTCGTTCACTACTGCCCCTTAATGTCCGTACGCAGGTGCACACCATATCGAGCACGGGGCGGCCGGAGGCCGACACGGTGGCCGGTGTCGGAGCCAGGGCCCGCGCAGATGCGCGGAAGTGCGGACAGAACCACGGCGTGACGCGGAGGGACGGCACCTGCGTGACCGGGTCGCGGCACGTGACGCGGCGCGAGCTGCGGATCGGGGCCCGGTGTCCTTCGGGCCGACCTGGGACCCGCTGGCTGCGGGTCGACCGAAAGCCGTTGTCTACTGAACGTCCGGGCCCCACCCGGGTCCCACCCGCCGTCCGGCTGAAACCTTCCCTCGCCCCGAGGCGCGGGCGCTGAACCTGGCTGCAAGCGGTGGTGCGCCGGTGCGGCACCCCACCTCATGACCCAGCGGCGTTCGACGACTGCGTGGAGGTTTAACCGGTCGGACATCCTGTGGTGGACGTGGCCGAACCTACCGGCCCGTGGGCGCTTTCTGTCAATAGTGGTCCGACCTGCGCTTTTTATCCAAATTGCCTGGTCAGTACCGAGGACACGCAGGTCGCGACAGAGCACGGACGCCTTCGATCGGCGGTACGAAATGTCCGGACGTCACTCGTTCGGACGTACGTAAACAGTTTGTCCGAACACCACGGTCCGCAGGCAGACCGGAAGGGCGGCGCCCGGGGTGAGATCCGGCAGGCCGGGCGTTCCCGATCTGGGGTCGGTCGACCAGCGGGCGACGCGGTCGTCGGGTGCCTGGACGACGAGTTCGTCGGTGCGCCAGACCGCGTAGTCGGCGGGGGCGCCGGGCACGAGGGTGCCCGCGTCGTCCCGGCCGACGGACCGCCAGCCGCCCCGGGTGTGGGCGGTGAATCCGGCCCGTACGGAGATCCGGTGCTCGGGGGTGCGGTGGAACGCGGCGGCCCGGACGGTTCCCCACGGGTCCAGCGGTGTCACCGGGCTGTCCGAGCCGAACGCCAGGGGCACCCCGGCGCGCAGCAGGGCCGCGTACGGGTTGAGGGTGCGGGCCCGCTCCGCGCCGAGCCGGCGTGCGTACATGCCGTCCTCGCCGCCCCAGGCGGCGTCGAAGCCCGGCTGCACGGACGCCGTGAGGCCCAGCTCGGCGAAGGCGCCGACGGTCTCGGGGGTCAGCATCTCGGCGTGCTCGACCCGGTGCCGGGCGGCGCGCACGCGGGCGAGGCCCAGCGTCCCGGCGGCGGCCCTGAAGCCGCTCACGACGGCGGAGAGCGCCGCGTCGCCGATCGCGTGGAACCCGGCCTGGAGCCCGGCCTCGGTGCAGGCGGTGACGTGGGCGGCGATCCGCGCGGCGTCCAGGTGTGCCTCGCCGGTCCGCGAGCCCGCCGGACCGTCCGTGGCGAGGTCCGCGTACGGCTCGTGCAGACAGGCCGTGTGGGAGCCGAGCGAGCCGTCCACGAAGAGGTCGCCGGCCGCGCCGATCGCGCCGAGTTCGCGGATGCGCCCGGCCCCCTTCCGGTCGGTGACCGGCTCGGCCCAGTAGCCGAAGACCCGGGGCCCCGGCCGCTCGGCGGCGAGCTTCAGCAGCCCGGTGAAGTCGTCCTCGTCCGAGATCTCGGGGCCGGCGCACTCATGGAGGGTGCCGATGCCGAGCGAGGCGGCGTGGCTGAGGGCGGCGCGCTGGGCGACGGCGCGCTGGGCGGGCGGTACGGCGCCATGGGCGGCGGCGCGCACGGCGTGGTGGGCCGCGCCGGTCAGCGGGCCTTCCGGATGGTGACCGGGCATGCGGGTGATGCCGGGGACCAGGTCGAGGAGGGCGGTGGTGACGACCGCGGAGTGCACGTCGACGCGGGGCAGGTACACGGGCCGGCCGCCGGCGGCGGCGTCGAGTTCGGCCCGGGACGGGGGCCGCTGTTCGGGCCAGCGGGTGGCGTCCCAGCCGTGTCCGAGGACGACGCGGTCGCCCGGGTGCGAGGCCACGTGCTCGCGTACGAGGGCGAGGGCGTCGGGAAGGGTGCGGGCGGCGGACAGGTCCAGGCCGGTGAGGGCGAGGCCGGTGGACGTGGTGTGGACGTGCGCGTCGGTGAACGCCGGGGTGACCAGCGCCCCCTCCAGGTCGATCACTTCGTCGACACCGCTCGCGAACGCGTCGGCGGCCCCCTCGGAGCCCACCCAGGCGACATGGCCCCGTTCCACGACCATCGCGGTGGCGAACGGGTCGGCGGGGCTGTGGACGTCTCCGCCGCGCAGCA from the Streptomyces sp. AM 4-1-1 genome contains:
- a CDS encoding amidohydrolase, producing MTESTAPQSDQSDHRTVLLRGGDVHSPADPFATAMVVERGHVAWVGSEGAADAFASGVDEVIDLEGALVTPAFTDAHVHTTSTGLALTGLDLSAARTLPDALALVREHVASHPGDRVVLGHGWDATRWPEQRPPSRAELDAAAGGRPVYLPRVDVHSAVVTTALLDLVPGITRMPGHHPEGPLTGAAHHAVRAAAHGAVPPAQRAVAQRAALSHAASLGIGTLHECAGPEISDEDDFTGLLKLAAERPGPRVFGYWAEPVTDRKGAGRIRELGAIGAAGDLFVDGSLGSHTACLHEPYADLATDGPAGSRTGEAHLDAARIAAHVTACTEAGLQAGFHAIGDAALSAVVSGFRAAAGTLGLARVRAARHRVEHAEMLTPETVGAFAELGLTASVQPGFDAAWGGEDGMYARRLGAERARTLNPYAALLRAGVPLAFGSDSPVTPLDPWGTVRAAAFHRTPEHRISVRAGFTAHTRGGWRSVGRDDAGTLVPGAPADYAVWRTDELVVQAPDDRVARWSTDPRSGTPGLPDLTPGAALPVCLRTVVFGQTVYVRPNE